The Geothrix sp. genome has a window encoding:
- the dut gene encoding dUTP diphosphatase encodes MHIPVHQLPHGLGLDLPAAATAHAAGMDLRAATPAGETWTIAPGQRRLVPTGLVLAIPKGFEGQVRPRSGLALRHGLTVLNAPGTIDADYRGEVQVLLVNHGEAAFDLRRGERIAQLLVAPVESWTWVPEPSVEALGDTERGGGGYGSTGR; translated from the coding sequence ATGCACATCCCGGTCCACCAGCTCCCCCACGGCCTCGGCCTCGACCTGCCTGCCGCCGCCACGGCCCATGCGGCGGGCATGGACCTGCGGGCGGCGACGCCCGCAGGTGAGACCTGGACGATCGCGCCGGGCCAGCGGCGGCTCGTGCCCACGGGGCTGGTGCTGGCCATCCCCAAGGGCTTCGAAGGGCAGGTGCGGCCCCGGTCGGGGCTGGCCCTGCGCCACGGCCTCACGGTGCTGAACGCCCCCGGCACCATCGACGCCGACTACCGCGGCGAAGTGCAGGTGCTGCTCGTCAACCACGGGGAGGCGGCCTTCGATCTGCGCCGGGGCGAGCGCATCGCGCAGCTCCTGGTGGCGCCCGTCGAGAGCTGGACCTGGGTCCCCGAGCCCAGCGTCGAGGCCCTGGGCGACACCGAGCGCGGTGGCGGCGGTTACGGCAGCACTGGGCGCTGA
- the rlmN gene encoding 23S rRNA (adenine(2503)-C(2))-methyltransferase RlmN, producing MTDHHAMPWDRPAPEREGLPSAWSLFPEELAALGCPGSALETFRRLHRPWTWKGGVPDLGSGIRRWLEGVADLRLPRLAERQPSSDGSTKLALELADGRRIEAVHMPRRVRNPRVTYCISSQVGCAMGCTFCATGSMGILRNLQPGEILGQVLALMAALGPDRGHELTLVFMGMGEPLHNLDHLHRAIRLMCHPAGLGLGKNRITVSTSGLVSGIEKLSKLEPRPLLALSLNATTDEARSRTMPVNRVWNLTRLRRALDDWAPRRGEKFCFEYVLLAGENDTEADAERLAAWLGDLRSGHNLNLIPMNEHAASTFREPGEDRVQQFSEWLKARGCFVTVRRSRGRDVQGACGQLVKGRALVAEDAEYRGVHGKTHG from the coding sequence ATGACCGATCACCACGCCATGCCCTGGGATCGCCCCGCCCCCGAGCGGGAGGGACTGCCTTCGGCCTGGTCGCTCTTTCCAGAGGAGCTGGCGGCGCTCGGCTGCCCCGGCAGCGCCCTGGAGACCTTCCGGCGCCTGCACCGGCCCTGGACCTGGAAGGGCGGTGTTCCGGACCTGGGTTCGGGCATCCGCCGCTGGCTGGAGGGCGTGGCGGACCTGCGCCTGCCGCGCCTCGCCGAGCGTCAGCCTTCATCCGACGGATCGACCAAGCTGGCCCTGGAGCTGGCGGACGGCCGGCGCATCGAGGCCGTCCACATGCCGCGCCGGGTGCGGAACCCCCGCGTGACCTACTGCATCTCCAGCCAGGTGGGCTGCGCCATGGGGTGCACCTTCTGCGCCACGGGCAGCATGGGAATCCTGCGCAACTTACAGCCCGGCGAGATCCTGGGCCAGGTGCTGGCCTTGATGGCGGCCCTGGGGCCCGACCGGGGCCACGAGCTGACGCTGGTCTTCATGGGCATGGGCGAACCGCTCCACAACCTGGACCACCTGCACCGCGCCATCCGTCTCATGTGCCACCCGGCGGGCCTGGGGCTGGGGAAGAACCGCATCACCGTGAGCACCTCCGGCCTGGTGAGCGGCATCGAGAAACTCTCCAAGCTGGAACCCCGCCCCCTCCTGGCCCTCAGCCTCAACGCCACCACGGACGAGGCGAGAAGCCGCACCATGCCCGTGAACCGCGTGTGGAACCTGACCCGGCTGCGGCGCGCCCTGGATGACTGGGCCCCTCGGCGCGGCGAGAAGTTCTGCTTCGAGTATGTGCTGCTGGCCGGGGAGAACGACACCGAGGCCGACGCGGAGCGGTTGGCGGCCTGGCTGGGCGATCTGCGGAGCGGGCACAACCTGAACCTCATCCCCATGAACGAGCACGCCGCCAGCACCTTCCGCGAGCCGGGCGAGGACCGCGTGCAGCAGTTCTCGGAATGGCTGAAGGCCCGAGGCTGCTTCGTGACGGTCCGGCGCAGCCGCGGCCGCGATGTGCAGGGTGCCTGCGGACAGCTGGTGAAGGGCAGGGCGCTGGTCGCGGAGGACGCGGAATACCGCGGAGTGCACGGAAAAACCCACGGATGA
- a CDS encoding M1 family aminopeptidase: MRILSVLRLALSLCLAGLSTVVNAADAPVPPDLSRRVALYTAQPTLGEGLAVKNWELPVGRMTFSMASGTVVPLVSQGRTLGFHFKGKGSFRYRSEEPLERSAFASNHKHNLEKHASKAILSDANGQQVLTEEIRSFTLWQAGLNFAFPAGNTAEVPRDSFAADWAYFQRDGLGDRGQDFAVHLANTPKVALVRAEITGVDSPFIYAMDQGGAQREWLWAIADPYRPAIYDGLRLIPLSEQPIGWTWKAPLAPLLNLTAVDIDMKAGKGGADLKVTETLAAGDEDLAVLSLNLYDLVDRAYKRGFYKVSRVLDAEGRSLAFHHRNNTLLVQLDHPQPAGQPFALTFEYGGPILLRPGGDNYWELGVEPWFPQPEMDGQAYTVHALVQTPKDDVPVAPGRTLRRIQSETGNLLEVRIDKPVQFFSMFAGAYSLVEDTKDGLTIRVATYGNKGGSMQKRLIDIARQTIGFYEDLFEAFPFPEFDIIQVNSLGYGQAPPGMMIITNEAFDAKMDTISSFFTKGINQRFAHEIAHQYWGHLVKMPSSEEQWITESFANYASALAMRSMKNQGTSAYEGLLSRWRNQASAYAGSGTIPFANRLRWVDDPRGSFMARTSLLYEKGALILAAMHKEMGDKAFAIFMKSIIANFRWKTVTTASVEQVATMAGRKDFGPLFRDCYWGLQMPPH, encoded by the coding sequence ATGCGCATCCTTTCCGTCTTGCGCCTCGCGCTGTCCCTGTGCCTGGCCGGCCTGTCCACGGTCGTGAACGCCGCCGACGCCCCGGTCCCCCCGGACCTGAGCCGACGGGTGGCGCTCTACACCGCCCAGCCCACGCTCGGAGAAGGCCTCGCGGTGAAGAACTGGGAGCTTCCGGTGGGCCGGATGACCTTCAGCATGGCCTCCGGCACCGTGGTGCCCCTGGTGTCCCAGGGCCGAACCCTCGGTTTCCACTTCAAGGGAAAGGGCTCCTTCCGATACCGTTCCGAAGAACCTCTGGAGCGCAGCGCTTTCGCCTCCAACCACAAGCACAACCTCGAGAAGCACGCCTCCAAGGCCATTCTCAGCGACGCGAACGGACAGCAGGTGCTGACGGAGGAGATCCGGAGCTTCACCCTCTGGCAGGCCGGCCTGAACTTCGCCTTCCCGGCAGGGAACACCGCGGAGGTGCCCAGGGATTCATTCGCCGCCGATTGGGCCTACTTCCAGCGGGACGGGCTGGGCGACCGCGGCCAGGACTTCGCCGTCCACCTTGCCAATACACCGAAGGTCGCCCTGGTGCGGGCCGAAATCACCGGCGTGGACAGCCCCTTCATCTACGCCATGGATCAGGGGGGTGCGCAGCGCGAGTGGCTCTGGGCCATTGCGGATCCCTATCGGCCTGCCATTTACGATGGTCTGCGGCTGATCCCGTTGTCCGAGCAGCCCATTGGCTGGACCTGGAAGGCGCCCCTGGCGCCGCTGCTCAACCTTACAGCCGTCGACATTGATATGAAGGCCGGAAAGGGGGGGGCGGACCTGAAGGTCACCGAGACCCTCGCCGCCGGGGATGAAGACCTGGCCGTCCTGTCGCTGAATCTCTACGACCTCGTGGACCGGGCCTACAAGCGGGGATTCTACAAGGTCTCCCGGGTGCTCGATGCCGAGGGGCGGAGCCTCGCCTTCCATCACCGGAACAACACCCTTCTCGTCCAGCTCGACCACCCCCAACCGGCGGGACAGCCCTTCGCCCTGACCTTCGAATACGGTGGCCCGATCCTGCTCCGCCCCGGCGGCGACAACTACTGGGAACTCGGCGTCGAACCCTGGTTCCCGCAACCGGAGATGGACGGGCAAGCCTACACGGTGCATGCCCTCGTCCAGACGCCCAAGGACGATGTGCCGGTCGCTCCAGGCCGGACCCTGCGACGCATCCAGAGCGAGACAGGAAACCTCCTCGAAGTCCGCATCGACAAGCCCGTGCAGTTCTTCTCCATGTTCGCAGGGGCCTACAGCCTCGTCGAAGACACCAAGGATGGCCTCACCATCCGCGTGGCCACCTACGGCAACAAGGGCGGCAGCATGCAGAAGCGGCTCATCGACATCGCCCGGCAGACCATCGGCTTCTACGAAGATCTGTTCGAGGCCTTCCCTTTCCCTGAGTTCGACATCATCCAGGTCAATTCCCTGGGCTACGGCCAAGCCCCTCCCGGGATGATGATCATCACCAACGAAGCCTTCGACGCGAAGATGGACACCATCAGCAGCTTCTTCACCAAGGGCATCAACCAGCGCTTCGCCCACGAGATCGCCCACCAGTATTGGGGCCACCTCGTGAAGATGCCCTCCTCCGAAGAACAGTGGATCACCGAATCCTTCGCGAACTATGCCTCGGCCTTGGCCATGCGCAGCATGAAGAACCAGGGGACGAGCGCCTACGAAGGCCTGCTGAGCCGCTGGCGGAACCAGGCCTCGGCCTACGCGGGATCGGGCACCATCCCCTTCGCCAACCGGCTCCGTTGGGTCGATGACCCCCGAGGTTCCTTCATGGCCCGCACCTCCCTCCTCTACGAGAAGGGGGCGCTCATTCTCGCCGCCATGCACAAGGAGATGGGCGACAAGGCCTTCGCGATCTTCATGAAGTCGATCATCGCCAACTTCCGCTGGAAGACCGTGACCACCGCCTCCGTCGAGCAGGTCGCCACCATGGCCGGCAGGAAGGATTTCGGCCCCCTGTTCCGCGATTGCTACTGGGGTCTTCAGATGCCGCCCCATTAG
- a CDS encoding EamA family transporter, protein MNDLSLYLASVLIWGSTWIAITFQYGRVAPEVSVVYRFGLAALLLAAWCFLRGLKLRFTRREHGWLALQGALMFGINYVCVYLAEQRIPSGLMAVIFSLLAILNLLGARLFFGTPLAGKALGGVALGVAGVGIVCLPGAGPTFGAASLRAGLALALGGTVTASLSNLVSQRNQRHGIPVMQGNAVSMAYGAAFVALYCALSGRTFTFDSSLHYLGSLAFLSVFGSILAFGAYLTLVGRIGAGRAGYAMVAIPVVALALSTAMEGLRWHWGLALGAGLCLAGNALVLPRPPRPKGAPV, encoded by the coding sequence ATGAACGACCTGTCCCTCTACCTGGCGTCCGTGCTGATCTGGGGGTCCACCTGGATCGCCATCACCTTCCAATACGGACGGGTGGCCCCTGAAGTCTCCGTGGTCTACCGCTTCGGCCTCGCCGCCCTCCTGCTGGCGGCCTGGTGCTTCCTGCGGGGGCTGAAGCTCCGATTCACACGGCGCGAGCACGGTTGGTTGGCCCTCCAGGGTGCCCTGATGTTCGGAATCAACTATGTCTGCGTGTACCTTGCCGAGCAGCGGATCCCTTCCGGCCTCATGGCGGTGATCTTCTCCCTGCTGGCCATCCTCAACCTCTTGGGCGCGCGGCTCTTCTTCGGAACGCCCTTGGCCGGGAAGGCCCTCGGGGGCGTGGCCCTCGGCGTGGCGGGCGTGGGAATCGTCTGCCTGCCCGGGGCGGGACCAACCTTCGGCGCGGCGTCCCTCCGCGCGGGGCTGGCCCTGGCCCTGGGCGGAACCGTCACCGCCAGCCTGAGCAACCTGGTTTCCCAGCGCAATCAACGGCACGGCATCCCGGTCATGCAGGGCAATGCGGTGAGCATGGCCTACGGCGCGGCCTTCGTGGCCCTCTACTGCGCACTCTCAGGCCGGACCTTCACCTTCGACTCATCTCTCCACTACCTGGGTTCCCTGGCCTTCCTGTCCGTGTTCGGGTCGATCCTGGCCTTCGGCGCCTACCTCACGCTCGTGGGCCGCATCGGGGCGGGACGGGCGGGCTATGCGATGGTGGCCATCCCCGTGGTGGCCCTGGCCCTCTCCACGGCCATGGAAGGCCTCCGGTGGCACTGGGGTCTGGCCCTGGGCGCGGGCCTCTGCCTGGCGGGCAATGCCCTGGTGTTGCCCAGGCCGCCACGACCCAAGGGGGCACCCGTCTGA
- a CDS encoding GNAT family N-acetyltransferase → MSAVLTYSLDRRPEVEAIRALYAAAPLRRPIHDPERIRRMFEGSNVVISAWDGDRLVGLLRGWTDFVYDGYICDLAVHPAHQKAGVGRRLLELARGLDEGIQWVLQAAPLARDYYAHAGWEQIGNGWKMDRAGWTPGPYDAYQAEHADLAAKA, encoded by the coding sequence ATGAGCGCCGTCCTCACCTACAGCCTGGATCGGCGGCCGGAGGTGGAGGCGATCCGGGCCCTGTACGCCGCCGCGCCCCTGCGCCGTCCCATCCACGATCCCGAGCGCATCCGCCGCATGTTCGAGGGCTCCAATGTCGTGATCTCCGCCTGGGACGGGGACCGTCTCGTGGGTCTGCTGCGCGGCTGGACGGATTTCGTCTACGACGGCTACATCTGTGACCTCGCGGTGCATCCCGCCCACCAGAAGGCGGGTGTGGGGCGCCGCCTGCTGGAGCTGGCCCGGGGGCTGGACGAAGGCATCCAATGGGTGCTCCAGGCCGCGCCCCTCGCCCGGGATTACTACGCCCATGCGGGCTGGGAGCAGATCGGGAACGGCTGGAAGATGGACCGCGCGGGCTGGACTCCCGGGCCCTACGACGCCTATCAGGCGGAGCACGCGGACCTGGCGGCGAAGGCATGA
- a CDS encoding carboxymuconolactone decarboxylase family protein, whose protein sequence is MRTSKPHPELAPKGYQGLLQVVRHVSASGLEHGLLHLLEVRASQMNGCAFCMDMHATAALEGGESERRLNLLAAWREAPVFSPRERAALAWTEALTDLGRHGADDALYAATREHFTEQEMVDLTYAIALINAWNRLGVGLQPDLPGVTA, encoded by the coding sequence ATGCGCACCTCGAAACCCCACCCCGAACTCGCCCCCAAGGGCTACCAGGGCCTGCTCCAGGTCGTCCGGCATGTCAGCGCCTCGGGGCTGGAGCACGGCCTGCTGCACCTCCTCGAAGTTCGGGCCTCCCAGATGAACGGCTGCGCCTTCTGCATGGACATGCACGCCACGGCGGCACTGGAGGGCGGCGAGTCCGAGCGCCGCCTGAACCTCCTGGCCGCCTGGCGCGAGGCGCCCGTGTTTTCCCCCCGTGAGCGTGCGGCCCTGGCCTGGACCGAGGCGCTGACGGACCTGGGCCGGCACGGGGCCGACGATGCCCTCTACGCGGCCACCCGCGAGCACTTCACCGAGCAGGAGATGGTGGACCTGACCTACGCCATCGCCCTCATCAACGCCTGGAACCGCCTGGGCGTGGGTCTTCAGCCCGACCTCCCCGGGGTGACCGCATGA
- a CDS encoding PLP-dependent aminotransferase family protein, whose translation MRPWTFPVALQAGPSREPVFQQVAQAIRADIRRGRLRPGDPLPGSRTLADTLGVHRNTVLAAYRELEAEGWTVAEQRTTRIARDLPQPPAGPRAEAMGRAGYDLPAPRPRKSLREPGLLAFGGGLPDLRLVPTDLLARAYRRALGSRELLGYGDARGEPRLRAALARLLSEMRGLAVDEGRLMITGGSQGALDLVARTLIRPGDRVAVEDPGYPATWATLRAAGAELVPVPVDEAGLRVEALAARLAEGPIRAVYLTPHHQFPTTVTMGAARRMRLLDLAARHRIAVLEDDYDNEFHFEGRPVLPLACEDPGGVVIYLGTLSKILAPGLRLGFVAGPRTLVELLAARREAADGQGDQVLQRAAAELLEDGLIQRHARKMRRIYQARREVLAGALRRHLGGAVTFDLPAGGMCLWLRVDPAIDAEAWTARARRAGVALVTGRAFDFQGRPLSNLRLGFSALDEAELEEAVRRLAGAL comes from the coding sequence ATGCGCCCCTGGACCTTCCCCGTCGCCCTCCAGGCCGGTCCCTCCCGGGAGCCGGTCTTCCAGCAGGTCGCCCAGGCCATCCGGGCGGACATCCGGCGCGGCCGCCTGCGCCCGGGAGACCCTCTGCCCGGCTCGCGCACCCTCGCCGACACGCTGGGCGTCCACCGCAACACCGTGCTGGCCGCCTACCGGGAGCTGGAGGCCGAGGGCTGGACCGTAGCCGAGCAACGCACCACCCGGATCGCCCGGGACCTGCCACAGCCCCCCGCCGGTCCGCGGGCCGAGGCGATGGGCCGGGCGGGCTACGACCTGCCGGCGCCGCGCCCGCGGAAGAGCCTCCGGGAACCAGGCCTGTTGGCCTTCGGCGGCGGATTGCCGGACCTGCGCCTTGTGCCCACGGACCTCCTCGCGCGGGCCTACCGCCGCGCGCTCGGCAGCCGGGAGCTGCTCGGGTACGGGGATGCGCGCGGAGAACCGCGGCTGCGCGCCGCGCTGGCCCGGCTCCTGTCCGAGATGCGCGGTCTGGCCGTGGACGAGGGCCGCCTGATGATCACGGGCGGCAGCCAGGGCGCTCTGGACCTGGTGGCGCGGACCCTGATCCGGCCCGGCGACCGGGTGGCCGTGGAGGACCCCGGCTATCCCGCCACCTGGGCCACCTTGCGGGCCGCGGGGGCGGAACTCGTACCGGTGCCGGTGGACGAGGCGGGCCTCCGGGTGGAGGCCCTGGCGGCGCGGCTGGCCGAGGGACCCATCCGCGCGGTCTACCTGACTCCCCACCATCAGTTCCCCACCACCGTGACCATGGGCGCCGCCCGCCGCATGCGCCTCCTGGACCTGGCCGCGCGCCACCGGATCGCCGTCCTGGAGGACGACTACGACAACGAGTTCCACTTCGAGGGGCGCCCCGTGCTCCCGCTGGCGTGCGAGGACCCGGGCGGCGTGGTGATCTACCTGGGGACCCTGTCGAAGATCCTCGCCCCTGGGCTCCGCCTCGGCTTCGTGGCGGGCCCCCGCACCCTGGTGGAACTCCTGGCCGCCCGGCGGGAGGCCGCCGACGGCCAGGGGGACCAGGTGCTCCAGCGGGCGGCGGCGGAGCTCCTGGAGGACGGACTGATCCAGCGGCACGCGCGGAAGATGCGGCGGATCTACCAGGCCCGGCGAGAGGTCCTGGCCGGAGCCCTGCGCCGACACCTGGGCGGGGCCGTGACTTTCGACCTCCCGGCCGGGGGCATGTGCCTCTGGCTCCGCGTGGATCCGGCGATCGACGCGGAGGCCTGGACGGCCCGGGCGCGGCGGGCGGGCGTGGCTCTCGTCACGGGCCGCGCCTTCGACTTCCAGGGCCGGCCGCTGTCCAACCTGCGCCTCGGGTTCTCGGCGCTGGACGAAGCGGAGCTGGAGGAGGCCGTGCGCCGCCTCGCGGGGGCGTTGTAG
- a CDS encoding pitrilysin family protein, translated as MAEPFRTVTPAGTEILIEPLPHVRSCAVGFWVRRGSRHEATSEEGLAHFLEHTVFKGTAAYPTPDELAAATDRLGGHVDAFTGKEVACFYGKVLSDQLPELIHLLGELVTAPRFDGEELVRERSVILEEIAQSEDQPDDWVSELFYGGFWEGTPLAHPILGSREQVSGYGPTEARAFFDHTYRAPNLVVAAAGALEAEPFLALLKPILDRLPRGTDHAPGTLARTRPFLLNVPRKDLQQANLVMGFPAPDHHSPDRAAAHLLSHVLGGGMASRLFMELRERRGLCYQVGSYLSPYADTGALQITASCAPAQLRELVQRTMVECARVRDRGVEADELERAKLQARTSLVFSQESSSSRMFSLAHQAIHHGELRSLDQQMAEIEAVNPADLLRVAQSLLDPAQLGLSALGTRRGCDIRSQDLVA; from the coding sequence ATGGCCGAACCCTTCCGCACCGTCACGCCTGCAGGCACCGAGATCCTGATCGAGCCTCTCCCCCATGTGCGGAGTTGTGCCGTGGGCTTCTGGGTGCGGCGGGGCTCCCGCCACGAGGCCACTTCCGAAGAGGGCCTGGCCCACTTCCTCGAGCACACGGTCTTCAAGGGCACGGCAGCCTATCCCACGCCCGACGAGCTGGCCGCCGCCACCGACCGTCTGGGTGGCCATGTGGATGCCTTCACGGGGAAGGAAGTGGCCTGCTTCTATGGCAAGGTGCTGTCGGACCAGCTGCCGGAGCTGATCCACCTGCTGGGCGAACTGGTGACCGCACCCCGCTTCGATGGTGAGGAACTGGTCCGCGAGCGCAGCGTCATCCTCGAGGAAATCGCGCAAAGCGAGGACCAGCCGGACGACTGGGTGAGCGAACTGTTCTATGGCGGCTTCTGGGAAGGCACGCCCCTGGCCCATCCCATTCTGGGCAGCCGGGAGCAGGTGTCGGGGTACGGTCCCACGGAAGCCCGGGCCTTCTTCGACCACACCTACCGGGCGCCGAACCTGGTGGTGGCCGCCGCGGGCGCCCTCGAGGCGGAACCCTTTCTCGCCTTGCTGAAGCCGATTCTCGACCGCCTGCCGAGGGGTACTGACCATGCGCCCGGCACCCTGGCGCGCACCCGCCCCTTCCTGCTGAATGTGCCCCGGAAGGACCTCCAGCAGGCCAACCTCGTCATGGGCTTTCCCGCACCGGATCACCACTCGCCGGACCGCGCGGCGGCCCACCTGTTGAGCCATGTATTGGGCGGCGGCATGGCCTCGCGGCTCTTCATGGAGCTGCGGGAGCGCCGGGGCCTTTGCTACCAGGTGGGAAGCTATCTCAGCCCCTACGCCGACACGGGCGCCCTTCAGATCACCGCCAGCTGCGCCCCGGCCCAGCTGCGGGAGCTGGTGCAGCGGACCATGGTCGAATGTGCGCGGGTCCGCGACCGGGGCGTGGAGGCCGACGAATTGGAGCGCGCCAAGCTCCAGGCTCGCACCAGCCTCGTGTTCAGCCAGGAAAGCAGCAGCAGCCGCATGTTCAGCCTCGCCCACCAGGCCATCCACCACGGCGAGCTGCGCAGCCTCGATCAGCAGATGGCCGAGATCGAAGCCGTCAATCCGGCGGATCTTCTCCGGGTGGCGCAGTCCCTGCTCGATCCCGCCCAGCTCGGCCTCAGCGCCCTGGGCACGCGCCGCGGCTGCGACATCCGGTCCCAGGATCTGGTGGCCTGA